ATCGGTCACACAAAACTAAGACAGTTCGTCTCGAGAACTTTCAGCGGATACTTACTGCTCGCCGATTTCGGGCAAGGACTCCTGCTTGCGGTTAGCGATAATGCATCACGCGAGGCGATTCTCCCCCTGATGAAGAGCATACGAAAAGTTACAGCTGCATAAGCAACCTAGAGCCGGAGAAGCTGACCAGGGGCTAACTTTCGGCTTTAGCGCGCCCACATCACACTGCGCATAAACTGCGGCCGGAAAAATGCGATCTCGTGCAGTCCATTTTGCGGAGTGTGAAATTTAGCAATATTTCTCAACCTTGTAAAGCTCTTTGCAAACCCGGATTGATAGCGCTCGTCTGGGTTTCGCCCTTTATTGGAATTTGTACTCGATACAGAAATACAGCTTTCCTTTACTATTGGGACAGAGTTGCGGAGGTCACCAACTAATGAACAATGACGATAGATTGAACCAAGATGAAGAGCAAGAAATTGTCTGCGAAGGCGCTGACTAGCTCATCTCATTTCGGATAAATCGATTCCATAATCGGGCAAGAATCTGATGGCACCATTTGCGGTGACGTCATTTTTTGCTTTTTGGCTGACAATCAAGCTCTTCTCAGTGCAGCTTCCAGCTTTATTCTGGTTTTATTCTGGTTTTCTAGTCGGAGACGGCAACCTGCCGTCTTGGGGCACTTAGCCCCCTCAACCAAAGCTGACCCTGCCGCCACCGCCGCCTCCACCGTTGAAGCCGCCCCGACTGCCGCGATCAAAGTTATTACCCTGACCAGAGTAAGTACGGTGCCCGCTGTAGTAGGCCAGACATTGATTGGCATATTCTGCGTATCGACGCAACGTTGCGTCTTTCGATCTCTCTAAAACCCAGCCGTAGTGCTGCTCAGCGGCAACCGTCTGATTTGTATTTTGATAGCACTGAGCAATGTAATAGTGCACCGTATCGCTGCAGAATCCAGTACTGTCAAGAATCTGAAAGTCTTTCAAGGCGTCGGCGTAGTTCTTCTTCTGAAAGTATCCAATCGCTTCCTTGAAAGTTGGATTAGCCATCAACTGAGCTTTGGTTGGCTTCTTGCCGTTCTTACCAACCCTGCTGACAGCCACTCCCGCCTTCAATTGCTTGGCCGCAACGGAAGGTAAAGACCCCGACAAAACGCCAGCCAGAATAACAGTAGTGAGCAGAACTTGGATTTTCATAGTTACAACCTTGAAGTTATTAATAGGATGCCCAAAAACAGCCAATTAAAACGCCGCTTACAGTCGTCCAGCCCCATCGCCGCTTGGTTTTGCACACCAGGAGAGCCTCTTGAAGACTATTGAAAAAGTCTTAATTCGAACACTTATTGTAAGCTGTAGGCGACAACATCGGGAGGTCGACTTATGGCGCACAGAACGAAACGGCTACAAAGGATAAGTTCGCTTACCGCAGCCGCATTTTTCGCTCTCGCTGCTATCGCTTCATCCGTCCAGGCCCAAACAGAACCGGCTCAGAAACCCATTATCGGCATAAACCTGGACCTTGAAGGTGCAGAGCACAGAGAAAGCAAGATTTCAGTTCTCTACTACGAAGCAATCAAGAAAGCGGGCGGCATTCCGGTTTTGATTCCACCCATAGCGGGTGCTGACTTGCGGGAAATTGTTCCGAAGCTGGACGGCATCATGATGATTGGTGGTGCCGACTATCCGCCTTCCCTGTACAAAAAAGAGACGGAAGAAAAAACCAGCATCATGGAGAAAGAGCGCTCCGACTTCGATGTCGAACTGACTAAAACTGCGCTGGCGACACCGGACTTGCCGATTTTAGGCATCTGCGCGGGCTGCCAGGTCTTGAACATTCAGCCGGGTGGCTCACTGACGCAGGACATTCCCACACATCATCCCGAGTCAACAGTGATGCACGCCAGCCGCGACGGTTGGAAGAAGGGCTTTAACAAGCACACAGTCACGTTCGAAGCTGACAGCAAACTGGGGAGAATCTACAAGGCACCGCTATCGGTACCAACATCGCACCACCAGTGCGTCGACAAGGTAGCTGCCGGATTCAAAATCGTTGGTCGTTCAGCCGACGGTTTACCTGAAGCAATAGAAAAGACAGGCTCAAAGTTCGTAGTCGGTGTACAGTTCCACCCCGAGCGAGATTATGAGGCTAACAAAGCGCTCTTCGCCGAGTTGATCAAATACGCTAGCGAGCGCCACAAAAACCGGGAAAAACTGGCTCAGGACGGCAGCACGCACTAAGTTGCGAAGATTCTGAATTATGTAGGTACGAGGGGTTTTTCCCGTAATTCGGCCGGATAATATGTTATAGACAAAACTAGGAGTCTGATGGCTCGAAACTGACACTGTGAGGGATCGCGGAAGTGCCGAACTGGTCAAAGGAAGACCACGAAAACGAAGAAGGCGTTATCACCGAGCGCAAGCAGAAGGTCGATAAGCCACCGATGTACAAAGTGCTTCTGCACAACGACGACTTCACAACCCAGGAATTCGTTGTGCTCATTCTGCAATCGGTTTTTCATAAAAGTTTTCCAGATGCTTTCAAAATCATGATGGCCGTTCACAATGCTGGAATCGGCATTGCCGGGGTATACACGCATGAGATAGCAGAAGCAAAGTGCAACAAAGTGATTGAAATGGCTCAATCGCAAGGATTTCCACTTCTTTGCACCGTTGAAGAAGAATAGTGCCGGGTAGAACAGAATAAGACAAGCGCGAAGCATAAAAGAAGAAGAAAATATGATCACAAAGGAATTACAAGACACGCTCAATCTGGCTTTGCAGGAAGCGGTAGCTCGCAGACACGAATACCTGACACTGGAGCACTTGCTTTTCGCGCTGCTCAGTGAGAAGACGTCCAGCCAGGTGATACGCAATTGCGGCGGAAACATCGACGAGTTGCGAAAAGAGCTGGATCAGTTCTTGAGAGAAAGCATGGAGCGCATGGGCGACTCATTCAGACAGAACCCCGAACCGAGCGCGGCGTTCGAACGCGTGCTCTCCCGCGCTGCTATGCAGGCTGAATCTTCGGCCCAAAACACCATAGATGGTGGCAACGTGCTGGCGGCAATGTTTCAGGAGCGCCGTTCTCACGCCGTATATCTTCTCGAGAAACAAGGCATAACCAGACTGGACGTGCTCAACTACATCTCGCACGGCATCTCGAAAGTTGGCGGACGTGACGAAGACGAAGAAGGAGCGAATGCCGGTGGTTTCGATGAAGACGACGACCGACGCTCAGTCAAAGATCCGCTCGCGGAATTCACTGTCAATCTGATTGAGCGCGCTAAAGACAATAAGATAGATACACTGATCGGTCGCGATGCCGAAATTCAACGCACAATTCAGGTTCTATGCCGCCGCCGCAAGAACAACCCCATCTACGTGGGCGATCCAGGCGTAGGCAAAACAGCTATCGCCGAAGGTCTGGCTTTGAAGATCTTCAAAGGTGAAGTACCGGAAGCTCTCAAGGGAGCAGAAGTCTTCGCCCTCGACATGGGCGCGCTGATTGCCGGAACCAAGTTTCGTGGACAGTTCGAACAGCGCATGAAAGCCGTGATTCGTGAATTGCAAAAACGCCCGGGCGTGATTCTATTTATCGACGAAATTCACACGATTGTCGGCGCAGGAGCCGTGTCAGGCGGGTCAATGGACGCCTCCAATATCCTCAAACCGGCGCTTGCCAGCGGCGAGTTACGCTGCATCGGCTCGACCACATATCCTGAATACAAGTCAGCATTCGAACGAGACAAGGCGCTCGCCCG
This portion of the Candidatus Melainabacteria bacterium genome encodes:
- a CDS encoding ATP-dependent Clp protease adaptor ClpS; its protein translation is MYKVLLHNDDFTTQEFVVLILQSVFHKSFPDAFKIMMAVHNAGIGIAGVYTHEIAEAKCNKVIEMAQSQGFPLLCTVEEE
- a CDS encoding gamma-glutamyl-gamma-aminobutyrate hydrolase family protein, with amino-acid sequence MAHRTKRLQRISSLTAAAFFALAAIASSVQAQTEPAQKPIIGINLDLEGAEHRESKISVLYYEAIKKAGGIPVLIPPIAGADLREIVPKLDGIMMIGGADYPPSLYKKETEEKTSIMEKERSDFDVELTKTALATPDLPILGICAGCQVLNIQPGGSLTQDIPTHHPESTVMHASRDGWKKGFNKHTVTFEADSKLGRIYKAPLSVPTSHHQCVDKVAAGFKIVGRSADGLPEAIEKTGSKFVVGVQFHPERDYEANKALFAELIKYASERHKNREKLAQDGSTH